One Flavobacterium cerinum genomic window, CTTTTTTATATGTGTTTTCCACACGTGCCATAACCCTGTCGGACAAGTTCGCCTTATGACTTACTTTTTTACTTAGAAAAAAAGAACTCATCATCGGGATATAGGTCAGCGACAAAATAAACGCTCCGAGTAGTGCAAAAGCTACAGTTTGCGCCATTGGCCGAAACATTTTACCTTCAATTCCTTCCAATGTGAAAATAGGGAGATAAACTATTAAGATAATAATTTGTCCGAACACAGCACTATTCATCATTTTACTGGCCGAGCCGACTACAGCTTTGTCCATTTGCTTGCCGGACAGATTGGTAATCTTTTGAAATCGGGCATTGTGCGATAACTGATGCATCACCGATTCTACAATAATTACGGCTCCGTCTACAATCAGCCCGAAATCCAACGCACCTAAACTCATCAGATTCCCGCTAACTCCAAAGGCATTCATCATACAGATGGCAAAAAGCATCGATAACGGGATTACGGAAGCGACCAGTAAACCTGCCCGGATATTGCCGAGAAAAATTACCAGTACAAAGACAACTATCAGTGCACCTTCCAGCAAATTGCGTTCGACCGTACCGATCGCATTGTTCACCATTTTCGTCCGATCGAGAAAAGGTTCGATTACTACGCCTTTCGGCAAGGTTTTCTGAATCTGATCAATGCGCTCTTTTACATTTTTGATCACCTGACTACTGTTGGCACCTTTAAGCATCATAACCACAGCACCGGCTACCTCGCCCTGATCATTATAACACATGGCGCCGTAACGGGTTGCAAATCCGGTTTTAATATCGGCTATATCCCTTAAAAACAAAGGCGTTTCGTTATTTTTACCGGCTATCGCGATGTTTTCAATATCGCTGAGCGTACCGATGAGTCCTTCACTTCGGATATACAATACGGTTGGCCCCTTTTCGATATAAGCCCCTCCGGTATTCTGATTGTTGTTTTCGAGTGCTGTAAAAACGTCGTTTATTGTAATACCGTATGCATTTAATTTATCCGGTTTAACAGCGATTTCATATTGCTTTAGCTTTCCGCCAAAACTACTGACCTCGGCAACTCCTTTTACACCCAATAATTGACGACGAACAATCCAGTCCTGTAATGTCCTTAATTCAGTAATATCATATTGCTGTTCATAGCCTTTTTCCGGGCGTAATACATACTGATAAATTTCTCCTAATCCGGTTGAAATCGGTCCCAAACCCGGTGTTCCTATCCCCTGCGGGATCTGGCTTTGTACTTGTTGCAGACGCTCTGCTACCTGTTGCCGCGCCCAGTAAATATCAACATTATCTTCAAACACTATGGTTACTAAAGACAATCCGAATCTGGAAAAGCTGCGTATTTCCTTTAATCCTGAAATGTTACTGTTGGCCTGTTCAATCGGAAAAGTAACCAGTCGTTCGATATCGGTGGCACCGAATGACGGTGCCGTGGTAATCACCTGAACCTGATTATTGGTTATATCCGGAACGGCATCGATGGGCAATTGAGTGGCCTGATAGCCTCCATAGCCAATCAGCGCCACTATCAATAATCCTATGATGAGTTTATTTCTTACCGAAAACTCTATTATTTTATTTAGCATAATTCTATTTTATTAATCTGATACGCTTCGAATATTTGTATAGAAATCCGCAAACACCACTATTGGTGTCTGTATAAAATCTACTACTCAAAAAAAATTAACAAAACCTCGGAGGCTGCCAAATACTTGAAAGATATGAGGAAATATAACCGGGGGAGTCATAAAATGCCTGTTGCTTTTCTACCCGGTTAGTGTTTAGTGGATTCGTAAAAGAAATGGGTGTTGGAATAACAAAAGAGATGGAAGCCACCACGGGATACGTCAATGCTTTAAATGGCAATTGCATATCGCGGTCATAATCGGCATCGTGTACATTTCCATTAGCATAATGCAGACATAAAAAGTCCCAAAGTGTTATTTTGTCATTCTCGTGTCGATGCTCTAAATAATGCTCAACTAATATCGGTATTTTCAACAATTCCGACAATTGAGTTGCTGAAAACAGATACAGGCTTACAAATAGTATCGCTATCGTTTTTTTCATTACTATAAATATAAGTTTTTTTTAAGTTGTTTGTTACGCTTATTTTAATTCTTATTCAGATTGCTTAAAAAAACAAAGCGCTCATATACAAAAAGTTACCTCAGCACTTTATTATTATTTATTCTTTGTATAAACAATTGTTTTTGATTATTTTTTAAGTCTGTGAATCAAAAAAAATCATATCTTAGATAGCCATTTTATATACAGCGCTTTTATTTTAGGTTACCGTTTCTTTTTTACGAATACACAACTTCAAAAAAGTAACAACATAACATTCAGACAAATAGAAAAAACACTACTCAATTCTATATTTGCTAATCTCTAAAAAGGGACGGTATTGTCTTCGTATTACTTATAATAACTATTCTTATGAAATTTATAGCCTTACTTCTAATGATATTCCTCCCTACGCATTGGGAGCCGGATTTTGAGCATGCTAAAAAATTAGCAAAAGAAAAAAACGAGTTAATTCTGCTGAACTTTTCCGGTTCAGACTGGTGTGTTCCCTGTATTGTAATGCATCGGGACTATTTTAACGACAGTGGTTTTACTGCGATGGCAGATGACAACCTGGTTATGGTTAATGCCGATTTCCCAAGAAAGAAAAAAAATAGGGGAACAGCAGATTTGATCAAAAGAAATGAAGCCCTCGCTGAAAAATACAACAAAGAAGGCCTTTTTCCTCTAACCTTACTTTTAAATGCAGATGGTAAAGTGATCAAAACCTGGAAAGGAAAACCGGATGTTTCGGTAGCACAATGGACACAGGAAGTAAAAAATATCTGTGATGCTCAAAAATAATCCGACTCTATGAAAACCTATTCTCAGTCGTTAAAGCTGATGGGCAACAATTTCACAATATCGGTAGTAGCCGAACAGGAAGCGTTTGCCCAAACAAATATAGAAAGGGCAATTGCCGAAATAAGACGAATTGAGCAACTATTTACCACCTATAAAGATGACAGTCAAACAAACCGGATTAATAAAAATGCCGGAATCGCCCCCGTAACAGTTGATCAAGAAGTGTTTGATTTAATTGAGCGAAGTATAAGCATCTCAAAAATAACGCAGGGAGCGTTTGACATTA contains:
- a CDS encoding thioredoxin family protein, translated to MKFIALLLMIFLPTHWEPDFEHAKKLAKEKNELILLNFSGSDWCVPCIVMHRDYFNDSGFTAMADDNLVMVNADFPRKKKNRGTADLIKRNEALAEKYNKEGLFPLTLLLNADGKVIKTWKGKPDVSVAQWTQEVKNICDAQK